The Candidatus Aegiribacteria sp. sequence GCTTCCGAAATACAAAGCAGTTTGCCACAAAGGTCTGTCGATTTCTCCTGTGGCCGCTTTTACCGCTTCCGCAGTTCGCTCCTGCTCCCTCCCGCCGTAGATCATCTGCATTATAAGACCGATCACAATACTGAAGACTATCGCGCCCACCGCTCGGGCTAAACCCAGTTCAATACCAAGAATTCTGGCAGTCAGGATTATCGCGAGAACGTTTATCGCGGGGCCGGAATAAAGGAAAGTGGTCGCGGGCCCGATACCCGCCCCCATCCTGTAGATCCCTGCGAATAGCGGAAGAACAGTGCACGAACACACAGCGAGTATACTGCCTGAAACCGAAGCCACTCCGTAAGCCACAACTTTTTTCGCCCGTGCGCCAAGGTACTTCATTACGGAATTCTTACTTAGAAATACCGATATGGCTCCCGCTATGAAGAATGCAGGAATAAGGCATGTAAGCACATGCTCTCTGGCGTATTCCCTGAGAAGGAATAATGCTTCAAAAACAGCGTTGTCGAAGCGGTACCATCCAACGGGCAGAAAGTACGCGAACAGAAAGAACCCCAGCATATATCCCAGGGCCTTACTCTCTTTTCTTATACGCATCCCATCTCCTGAAATCCTTCACCGGATCTCAGCTGCAGTCCATGCAACTGCTGTCATCTCCCTGTTCTTCGTTTTCATGAGCAATCACCTGTTCCACGCAGTTTATGAAATTAAGCACACAGGGTGTACGGAGATTGTAGATCATCTTATTCCCATCTCTTCTGCTGGAAACAATACCCGCATTGCGAAGAATCAGGAGATGCCTTGAAACTGTGGAAATATCAAGATTCACCATTTCAGTAAGTTCCCCGACTGTTCTGTCACCCGATGAAAGCCTCTCAACGATCACCAACCGCGCCGCGTTGGCCATTGCCCTGAGAATCTCTGCACGTTTCTGGTATCTATCCTTATCAAAAACCATTCAGCCCCTCCTATTTGTATATTTGTACAATATGTAAAATTCCTTGAATGTCAACAATCTAAAATCACTTTAAAGCTGTTTCAACAGGTAACTCACTTTGGATGAACTATATGATCTCATGCTTACGGGTCAGAGAAGTTAGTTATATTGGTACTATTGTTTAGGGAATTACTTTTATCTTAAATTGCAGTCTGGTTGCACGTGGATAACGCATCAGACAAGTATGAAAGCAAGGAATGGAAATAGTGACATCATCTAATTGTATCGACAAAAATAACTGTATAGAAGTTTGAAATATGAAGATAGAATTCAGTATCCATACAAAATCCTCTGACTTATTACTACAGTGGTTTAATGATAACTCGGAAACAACCATGAAAGAGATTTTAAAGCAACCATGTACACAAATCATGGCTGGAGTTGTAGGCAACACACTGTCTCAAAATGATCTACCAACTTTTTACGATGAATTAAGATCTTTTTCAATCAATGATTCTTCAGGATCAGACCCTTACGGTTTAAAACTGGCATGGCTGCAAAGGGACGCATCTTCTATGTTGTTGAATGAAATCAAAGAATATGATTTTCAGGGAGAAATTGTAGACAGAATAAAGCCTTATATTCCCACAGATTACCCTCTAAATATTACATGTAATGTGTATTTCGTCTTAACTGGTTGGGAATGGGGTGATGCAATGGTTCGAGAAATTACAAAGATAGATGATCATTACAATGTTACCGAACAAGGAGAATCTGTTATTATTATAAATCTATCGATTTTAACAAATTTGTACGGTGATGATGTCGATGAACTTCTAAATGACAATGTTTCAAATACGATGTCTCACGAGTTATTCCATTTAGTATTTGCAGAATATCAGCACGTATCATCCTACTGGAAAAACAATAGAGATACTACAAAAATTGGACAGCTGGTAGAAATAATCCAAAATGAAGGAATTGCTCATTATCTAAGTCATAACCAGATGCAATATTTAATTAAATACTATAATACGTCAAATGAACTTAAAGAACATGAAAAAGATGCATTTGGTCAATTGGATGCTGCTGTAAAAATATTATTGAATATCGAAACTTGTGAACAAGAAAAAGACAGCATATTAATGAAATCAAACGTAGGCAAATACTGGGACAAATACGGCTGCATAGCAGGCAAATTTATGGTATATCATATTATCAACGAGTATGGCGAAGAAGCAATTCAACAAAGCCTTTCAGAAGGAGCTCGCTATTTCCTTGAATTGTATGACAAACTTCAGATTAAAAGCCCAACTATACCAGGCTTACCTGAAGAGTTGAAACAGTACAGCATTAATAAAGCACACCCCCGCTAGCATCGCCTATTTCGTCACAGTGAACAGAACGGATTTGTCCGGTCCTGCCGGATACGAAAACCTGAGAACATACACGCCTTCAGGATAACCGCTCATCCCAATATCGCACGAACCCTCAGGGATTTCATCCATATATCTCAGTCTGCCATCCAGTGAGTAAAGCCGGATCGTTCCGGGCTCCAGGACATGAACGCTGAGAAAATCATTTACCGGATTCGGAAAACAGTTAAGCTCGTACTGATCGAATACCTCTGCTTCCTGCCAGTTCACGGCGACAACCGCATCAAGATCGAACAACCCGCCATCCTGCACATCATCGCCGCAATCGGTCAGCCGTACATACTTTATCCAGGATAGACCAACATCGGCAAGATCGAACTGAT is a genomic window containing:
- a CDS encoding metalloregulator ArsR/SmtB family transcription factor, producing the protein MVFDKDRYQKRAEILRAMANAARLVIVERLSSGDRTVGELTEMVNLDISTVSRHLLILRNAGIVSSRRDGNKMIYNLRTPCVLNFINCVEQVIAHENEEQGDDSSCMDCS